The sequence CTGCAATATCTTTCAGTCTCACCTGTGTACCATCATCATTCGTAGTGAGTACCAGGTTACGCAGCTGATCTACATCTTTATATTTACCAGCCAGACGGATCAGGATCTGCTGATCGAGTGTCTTTACCTTACCGGTAGGGAAGTCAAGGTTCGCATTCGTTACTACAGAACGTACTGTATTGATAGACATTTTATAAGCTTCCAGCTTATGAGGGTCTACATTGATCTGTATCTCTCTTTCCTGGCCACCAACCAGTGAAACCTGGGCCACACCACCCAGACGGGACAGCAAGGGCTGGATCTTCTTATCTACCAGGTCATAGAACTGCTTACTATCCATATCAGCGGTAGCAGACAACGTCATGATGGGTAAGTCATCGAGAGAGAACTTAGACAGCGAAGGCGTTTTTGCATCAGAAGGCAGATCAGACAACACCGCATTCACCTTTCTCTGCGCATCCTGCAGTGCAATGTCTACATTCGCATCATTACTTAACTGTACCGTTACAGTAGATAAACTCTCGTTGGATTTGGAAATGATCTTTTTGATCTTCTCCATAGAAGCCACCGCATCCTCAATCTTCTTGGTGATAGTGCTTTCCACCTCTTTAGGCGAAGCACCGGGATATACGGTAGCAATAGTTACCACCGGTTGACTAAACTTAGGCAACAACTCGTAGTTGAGTGACTGATAACTCATCACCCCCAACAAAGTAAGGATGGTGAATACCACGACTACGATAGTAGGCCGCTTGATGGATATTTCTGTAATCTTCATTGTTTTCTTTTTTTACCCGGAATGTCCTGATTATCCTTTCGCCTGTTGTTGCACAGTAACCTTAGCTCCATCTGTCAGGTTGATCTGACCGGCGGTGATCACCGTTTCACCTTCATTCAGTCCTTCCCTTATTTCTACTCTGTCACCGAAAATGCGGCCTGCTACTACTTTACGCAGCTTAGCGGTATTGTTTTCGAATACATATACCTGGTTACTGTTTACACCACCTACAAAAGAGGTGCGTGGAACCAGGATCATAGGCGCAGCATTTTTGATATCGAAATGAGCGGTACCAAACATACCGGCACGCAGTTGCTTGCCGCTGATGTTAGTTACTTCCATTTCTACAGGGTAGTTCAGGGTATTATCACCTTTGGCAGCAATGAAAGTGATTTTACCTTCATAGCTTACTTCAGGGAATACGTTAGTCGTTACATTTACTTTATCGCCTTCTTTCAGGGTTACTACCTGTATTTCCGGTACGGATACAGCGAGTTTCAAACGGCTTACATCCACGATGTCGAACAGTTTGTTGCCAGGAGAGAGGTACGCACCCTGTTCTACATATTTCTTATTGATGATACCGGATATCGGTGCTTTGATATAAGTATCGCTCACACGACGGGTAGCAGCGGTGTAGCGGGTTTGTGCCAGTTCATACTGAAGGGTGGCATCGTCCACTTGTTTCTTTGTCACACCACCAGTTTTAAAGGCAGCTTCATATCTTTCTTTATCTACACGCAGTTGTTCAAGATTTACTTTGGCTGATTGCAGATCAGTACCCAGGATCTCACCATCTACATAGGCGATCACCTGACCTTGTTTTACTACGCTACCTTCGTCTACCAGCAGTTTGGTAATACGGCCGGAAGTCTCCGCCAGGTAATCCAGTTCACGTATTGGTTCAAAGTTTCCGTTTGCGAGGAAACCCTGTGAAAAATCTTCTTTACTCACCTTTTCAGTCAGAACTGGTATCTCACCGGCGTTGCTCTTTTTTACAAATTCAGTTTTGGCTTCGTTGGCTTTTTTATTGGCACCTAGTTTCCACATGATCAATACCACAGCGGCGATGGTCACTAAGCTCCAGATAATAATTTTTTTCATAAAGGTCCAGTATACAGTTTTAAAGAAGGTAATTTTGTTAGTTCAACAGGGATTTAAGATTCCCGTTGGATTTTATAATGTCCAGTTCAGCCAGTTTATATTGCAACAATGCTTCGTTGTAATTATTCTGTGCTTCTGTGAGCGAAGTTTCTGAATCCAGCAGGTCTGTCAGGCTGGCCAGTCCCAGGTTGTAGTTGTTCTGGGTGGAGGTATACACCTCATTGGCCAGTTCTACGTTTTCCTTTTGTGCATGAATGGTGCTCAGGTTGTTCTGGGCCTGCAGCTTGGCATTTTCAAACTGTGTGTTCAGTGCCAGTGCTGTTTCTTCTTTCTGCTTGCTCAGTTCTTTCAGTGTCACATTTGCCTGGCTTACTCTTGAGCGACGTGCAAAACCGTCGAAGATAGGCACCTTCAGTGTCAGGCTTACAGAAGCCATATCGTACCAGCTGGAAGTAGAGCCCCCTGATTTGGATTTAAGAAAATCGAACTTATCGCTGATACCATTGTAAGAGTAGTTACCACCCAGCTGCAGCGTAGGGTAGAACTGCGCGATGTACGCTTTCTTCTGATAGGTTTGCAGTTCTTCCTGCTTGCTCAGCAGTTTATATTCAATCCTGTTGTCCAGTGCCACGCCTCCGAAATCGGCTGCATTCGCTGTTTTGCTTTCGATCTCCTTGAAAGAGGTAGCCGGCAGTTCCAGCGCTGTACTCATGGACATACCCATTTGCATTTTCAGCTGATTGGCCTGGATCAGGAATTGGTTTTGCGCATTGATGCGCTGTGTTTTATAGTTTGTAAGGTTTACACGCATTCTGTCCAGGTCTATTTTGCGGGCAAGGCCATTTTCAACCTGTGTAGCAGTAGTGTTTACCAGTTTTTGCAGTTTGTCAATATTTGCATCCAGTACAGTGGTTTTTTCACGGCTTACCAGTGCTGCATAGTAAAGACTGGTTACGTTGTAGATCACAGTCTCTTCACTCTGCGCGGTCTGCATACGATAGTATTCTTCACCTGCTTTTGCGGCTTTGAGACCGGTAAATACAGACTGGTTGTATACTTCCTGAGTTACAGAGCCGGAAGCTGTGAGGTTGTGCGTCACACCTGCGGTCAGCAGTACGGTTTTGCCTGGTTCCCCGACAAATTCACCGGGAATAGGTAATACCTGTTTCTTGATATTGTTTGTATAGCTTCCGTTGGCATTGACTTGCGGCAGTGCCTGACCTCTTACTTCACTGGTCTTGAACCTCCCCATATCTTCTTCAAGCCTGGTGCGGGCCAGGGCCTGATTGTTGGCGAGGGCATATTTCAGGCAGTCCTGTAAAGTCAATGCGGATTGTGCATAGGAAGCCCTGATCCCCGCCAGGAGGACAAGTGTAAACATGATCTTTTTCATCCGTATGTTTCTTTGAATTACTTTTTAGTTGCGGATTCGGTTTTAATGAGCGATGCCGGTTGTAGATTCTTCGTGTATATGTAAATATTGTGCTGCCAGTTTTCTTCCTTCAAGGGTAGCTACTCCCAGAATAAAATGTTTCGTTAGTTGTTCCATTACTTCATGCATGTCGAACTGCATGACCGGGTACTGTTCAGGATCGAATACGGTTTCGAGTTGTAGTTGCCTCATACGGCTGATGATGTTCATATTCAGATCGCTTCTGTACACCCCTTCTTCAATGCCACGCTGTAAATTCTCATTAATACTGTGCAGTACACAATCCTTCTTAAATTCTTCGATTCGCTTCCAGATAGCCGGATGGTATTTCTGTATTTCGTACAGCATGACGGGGTTGATTGTTTTGCCCATCATCTCCATATATTCCAGCTCTTTGATCAGCTCTTCAATGGCATTGGCGGAGTTTTGGCGAAAGTCCTGGAAATGCTCGATATGACTGTCAAGTACGAATTTCATGCCTTCCAGCACCAGGTCTTCCTTGTCTTCAAAATGCTCGTATACCGTCTTTTTGGATACGCCGCATTCTTTTGAAATGTCAAACATCGTTACGCCCTTGATGCCGTACAACCGGAACATCCTCAGCGCTGTCTCCAGTATCCTTTCTTTTACGCCCATGTTAACCTCGTTACTTTATGCCTTTAACAAAAATCTCGGTAAGTAACCGCTGTTTATCTATTACCTTTTCTACTTCTTCTGGCTCTATTTCCAATTTAGGATTGAAGCAATCCAATGCCGAAAAGCGCAATCCTTCTATAGCCTGACTATATAAGGCGGCCATTTCGCTGGTATTTTTGATCTTAAAGTCACCTGCTGCCACACCTTTTTCCATCACCCGGGTCATCATGGCCAGTTCTCTTTCCTTCATGATCGTCATGGCACGGATGGTCTCTGCACTATTATCATTCAGGATCTTGAACATTTCCAGGCGGCAGTACCTGAGTACAAACTGTCGTTTTATTTCGAGGAGGTTCATAAGTATGCTGGCCGCAGGCAGATCTTTATCTGCTTCTGCTTCCTGCTCTGCTCGAAAGAGCTCTCCGATCCTTTCGAGCACGGCAAAGTGCAGACTCTTTTTGTCGGAAAAATAATAATATAAGGAAGCCTTTGAACAATGCAGATCGTCCGCAATCTCATTCATGGTAGTCTTGGAAGCAGTGTAGTTAGAGAATCTCTTTAACGCTGCATCCACGATCTTATCCCGCATTTCGTCCTTGGTTTCTGCGATCATTAACTTTTTGACTTTTTTAGTTTCGAAGTCAAAAGTAGAAAAGTTTAATCAAATAGAGAAGAAATGACGTCATTTAACAAT is a genomic window of Chitinophaga sp. LS1 containing:
- a CDS encoding efflux RND transporter periplasmic adaptor subunit, which encodes MKKIIIWSLVTIAAVVLIMWKLGANKKANEAKTEFVKKSNAGEIPVLTEKVSKEDFSQGFLANGNFEPIRELDYLAETSGRITKLLVDEGSVVKQGQVIAYVDGEILGTDLQSAKVNLEQLRVDKERYEAAFKTGGVTKKQVDDATLQYELAQTRYTAATRRVSDTYIKAPISGIINKKYVEQGAYLSPGNKLFDIVDVSRLKLAVSVPEIQVVTLKEGDKVNVTTNVFPEVSYEGKITFIAAKGDNTLNYPVEMEVTNISGKQLRAGMFGTAHFDIKNAAPMILVPRTSFVGGVNSNQVYVFENNTAKLRKVVAGRIFGDRVEIREGLNEGETVITAGQINLTDGAKVTVQQQAKG
- a CDS encoding TolC family protein, yielding MKKIMFTLVLLAGIRASYAQSALTLQDCLKYALANNQALARTRLEEDMGRFKTSEVRGQALPQVNANGSYTNNIKKQVLPIPGEFVGEPGKTVLLTAGVTHNLTASGSVTQEVYNQSVFTGLKAAKAGEEYYRMQTAQSEETVIYNVTSLYYAALVSREKTTVLDANIDKLQKLVNTTATQVENGLARKIDLDRMRVNLTNYKTQRINAQNQFLIQANQLKMQMGMSMSTALELPATSFKEIESKTANAADFGGVALDNRIEYKLLSKQEELQTYQKKAYIAQFYPTLQLGGNYSYNGISDKFDFLKSKSGGSTSSWYDMASVSLTLKVPIFDGFARRSRVSQANVTLKELSKQKEETALALNTQFENAKLQAQNNLSTIHAQKENVELANEVYTSTQNNYNLGLASLTDLLDSETSLTEAQNNYNEALLQYKLAELDIIKSNGNLKSLLN
- a CDS encoding TetR/AcrR family transcriptional regulator; the protein is MGVKERILETALRMFRLYGIKGVTMFDISKECGVSKKTVYEHFEDKEDLVLEGMKFVLDSHIEHFQDFRQNSANAIEELIKELEYMEMMGKTINPVMLYEIQKYHPAIWKRIEEFKKDCVLHSINENLQRGIEEGVYRSDLNMNIISRMRQLQLETVFDPEQYPVMQFDMHEVMEQLTKHFILGVATLEGRKLAAQYLHIHEESTTGIAH
- a CDS encoding TetR/AcrR family transcriptional regulator codes for the protein MIAETKDEMRDKIVDAALKRFSNYTASKTTMNEIADDLHCSKASLYYYFSDKKSLHFAVLERIGELFRAEQEAEADKDLPAASILMNLLEIKRQFVLRYCRLEMFKILNDNSAETIRAMTIMKERELAMMTRVMEKGVAAGDFKIKNTSEMAALYSQAIEGLRFSALDCFNPKLEIEPEEVEKVIDKQRLLTEIFVKGIK